A genome region from Variovorax paradoxus includes the following:
- the nth gene encoding endonuclease III produces the protein MKKENIPLFFATLQAANPEPKTELEYGTPFELLAAVLLSAQATDVGVNKATRRLFPVANTPQAILDLGVEGLEEYIKTIGLYRSKAKHLIEACRMLVELHGGEVPRSRAELEALPGVGRKTANVVLNVAFGEATIAVDTHIFRVGNRTGLAPGKTPLEVELKLEKRVPKEYRLHAHHWLILHGRYICVARKPRCWECAVHTFCSYKPKTPAPKAA, from the coding sequence ATGAAAAAAGAAAACATCCCCCTCTTCTTCGCCACGCTGCAGGCGGCCAACCCGGAGCCGAAGACCGAGCTCGAATACGGCACGCCCTTCGAACTGCTGGCCGCGGTGCTGCTCTCGGCACAGGCCACCGACGTGGGCGTGAACAAGGCCACGCGCAGGCTGTTTCCGGTGGCGAACACGCCGCAGGCCATCCTCGACCTGGGCGTGGAGGGGCTGGAGGAATACATCAAGACGATCGGCCTGTACCGCAGCAAGGCAAAGCACCTGATCGAGGCCTGCCGCATGCTGGTGGAGCTGCACGGCGGCGAGGTGCCGCGCAGCCGCGCCGAGCTCGAGGCGCTGCCCGGCGTCGGTCGAAAGACGGCGAACGTGGTGCTGAACGTGGCGTTCGGCGAGGCGACGATCGCGGTCGACACGCACATCTTCCGCGTGGGCAACCGCACCGGCCTGGCGCCGGGCAAGACGCCGCTCGAGGTGGAACTGAAGCTCGAGAAGCGTGTTCCGAAGGAATACCGCCTGCACGCGCACCACTGGCTGATCCTGCACGGGCGCTACATCTGCGTGGCCCGCAAGCCGCGATGCTGGGAATGCGCGGTGCACACTTTCTGCAGCTACAAGCCCAAGACGCCCGCACCCAAGGCCGCATGA
- a CDS encoding methyl-accepting chemotaxis protein: MFDLSNLKIGARLGLGFALLLLLQLVITGIGLHQMTNLSDRIAFATEVGARKLDLLNNVQSAIGKRAIAARNLALVADRAAQKGDVDLVTRSQQEIDTGMASLGTIIANPVFASDEERRMFEKLRTLEAQYLPIAQKVLTLATGQQTDAAIKMLTQECMPLLNQVLAHVSGFQELLKKSADESAASAQATYQSARWLMLAISGASLVGGLLLAFRMTRSITRPLGQAVSVAQQVASGDLTARIEVTDTSEAGMLMGALRSMNDELAKVVGQVRAGTDSIATASGQIASGNRDLSSRTEEQASSLEQTAASMQELTSTVKQNADNARLANQLAGSASLVASRGGEVVEQVVEKMASINASSKKVVEIISVIDGISFQTNILALNAAVEAARAGEQGRGFAVVASEVRSLAQRSAAAAKEIKTLIGDSVGEVDAGSALVNEAGKTMEEIVGSVRRVTDIMAEITAASQEQSAGIEQVNDAIKQMDRTTQQNAALVEEASAAAQSMNDQAAGLVHAVSMFKLR; this comes from the coding sequence ATGTTCGATCTGTCGAATCTCAAAATCGGTGCACGCCTGGGATTGGGTTTTGCCTTGTTGCTGCTGTTGCAACTGGTCATTACCGGCATCGGGCTGCACCAGATGACGAATCTGTCGGACCGCATCGCCTTTGCGACCGAGGTCGGCGCGCGCAAGCTCGACCTGCTGAACAACGTGCAGTCGGCCATCGGCAAGCGGGCGATCGCGGCGCGCAACCTGGCGCTGGTGGCGGACCGGGCGGCGCAGAAGGGCGACGTCGACCTGGTGACGCGCTCGCAGCAGGAGATCGACACCGGCATGGCGAGCCTGGGAACGATCATCGCCAACCCCGTGTTCGCCAGCGACGAGGAGCGCCGCATGTTCGAGAAGCTGCGCACGCTCGAGGCGCAGTACCTGCCCATCGCCCAGAAGGTGCTGACGCTGGCCACCGGCCAGCAGACCGACGCCGCCATCAAGATGCTGACGCAGGAATGCATGCCGCTGCTCAACCAGGTGCTGGCGCATGTCTCCGGCTTCCAGGAGCTGCTGAAGAAGAGCGCCGACGAAAGCGCCGCCTCGGCGCAGGCGACCTACCAGAGCGCCCGCTGGCTGATGCTGGCGATCAGCGGCGCCTCGCTGGTCGGCGGGCTGCTGCTGGCCTTCCGCATGACGCGCTCGATCACCCGGCCGCTCGGCCAGGCGGTGAGCGTGGCCCAGCAGGTGGCCTCGGGCGACCTGACGGCGCGCATCGAGGTGACCGACACGTCGGAAGCGGGCATGCTGATGGGCGCGCTGCGCTCCATGAACGACGAGCTCGCCAAGGTGGTCGGGCAGGTGCGCGCCGGCACCGACTCGATCGCCACCGCATCGGGGCAGATCGCTTCGGGCAACCGCGACCTGTCGTCGCGCACCGAGGAGCAGGCCAGCTCGCTCGAGCAGACCGCCGCGTCGATGCAGGAGCTGACATCGACCGTGAAGCAGAACGCCGACAACGCGCGGCTGGCCAACCAGCTGGCCGGCTCGGCCTCGCTCGTGGCGTCGCGCGGCGGCGAGGTGGTCGAGCAGGTGGTGGAGAAGATGGCGTCGATCAACGCGTCGTCGAAGAAAGTGGTGGAGATCATCAGCGTGATCGACGGTATCTCGTTCCAGACCAACATCCTGGCGCTGAACGCGGCGGTGGAGGCTGCGCGCGCCGGCGAGCAGGGGCGCGGCTTTGCCGTGGTCGCCTCGGAGGTGCGCAGCCTGGCGCAGCGCTCGGCGGCGGCCGCCAAGGAGATCAAGACGCTGATCGGCGACTCCGTGGGCGAGGTGGATGCGGGCAGCGCACTGGTCAACGAGGCCGGCAAGACCATGGAGGAGATCGTGGGCAGCGTGCGGCGCGTGACGGACATCATGGCCGAGATCACCGCGGCGAGCCAGGAGCAGTCGGCCGGCATCGAGCAGGTGAACGACGCCATCAAGCAGATGGACCGCACCACGCAGCAGAACGCGGCGCTGGTGGAGGAGGCCTCGGCTGCGGCGCAGTCGATGAACGACCAGGCCGCGGGCCTGGTGCATGCGGTCAGCATGTTCAAGCTGCGCTGA
- a CDS encoding Ivy family c-type lysozyme inhibitor: protein MQKAWLKALGPRETDRWLVRREGPAPEPQWVTVDGTRYLLHAFCKPHDCHDNNAIALYDQGSGGIYGLVQRDGRNKLVGAPPPALAPQLERLWREQWRQKN from the coding sequence ATGCAGAAGGCGTGGCTCAAGGCGCTGGGCCCGCGCGAGACCGACCGCTGGCTGGTGCGCCGCGAGGGCCCGGCGCCCGAGCCGCAATGGGTCACGGTGGACGGCACCCGCTACCTGCTGCACGCCTTCTGCAAGCCGCACGACTGCCACGACAACAACGCCATCGCGCTCTACGACCAGGGCTCCGGCGGCATCTACGGGCTGGTGCAGCGCGACGGGCGCAACAAGCTGGTCGGCGCGCCGCCGCCCGCGCTGGCGCCGCAGCTCGAAAGGCTCTGGCGCGAGCAGTGGCGCCAGAAGAACTGA
- a CDS encoding helix-turn-helix domain-containing protein: protein MNIDIDSAAELSAHLKALRKTHHLTQAQLGLRLGVKQTRMADIEKNPGVVSVAQLLEVLHALDARLLLATPTEPRLAPSAPADTRPHRREPGGSGPAP from the coding sequence ATGAACATCGATATCGATTCGGCGGCAGAGCTCTCGGCCCACCTCAAGGCCCTGCGCAAGACGCATCACCTGACGCAGGCCCAACTGGGGCTGCGACTGGGCGTCAAGCAGACCCGGATGGCGGACATCGAGAAGAACCCGGGCGTGGTGAGCGTGGCGCAGTTGCTCGAGGTGCTGCATGCCCTCGATGCCAGGCTGCTGCTCGCGACACCCACGGAACCGCGCCTGGCGCCCTCTGCGCCGGCGGACACCAGACCACACCGACGAGAACCCGGAGGCTCCGGCCCCGCCCCATGA